The proteins below come from a single Mycolicibacterium sp. TY81 genomic window:
- a CDS encoding MFS transporter, translated as MTTDTELTGQPDTALAATARRRVQMDHDHPRYKWVVLANTTLGTLLATINASIVLISLPAIFRGIGLNPLAPSNVSYLLWMLMGYLVVTAVLVVPFGRLGDMYGRVRIYNLGFVIFTLAAVALSFDPFHLGGGAVWLIAWRVIQGVGGAMLMASSSAILTDAFPANQRGMALGVNMVAAVAGSFLGLLIGGFLSEWEWKAVFWVGIPIGVVGAIWSYRSLRELGTRSPGKLDWAGTVTFGLGLTVLLLGITYGIQPYGDSPTGWGSPAVLGSIGVGLLLLVVFCIIELKVESPMVDMRLFKSATFGMGNLAGLLSSVGRGGLQFMLIIWLQGIWLPLHGYDFESTPLWAGIYLLPATIGFLVAAPVAGSLSDRFGARPLAVGGMLLMAVTFVALLLIPVNFAYWEFALLVFLNGVGGGIFTAPNTAAIMSSVPAAQRGAASGVRSTFFNAGSSLSIGIFFSLMVVGLAGTLPTALSSGLQQQGVSADVAQQVAELPPVGSLFAAFLGYNPMGELLAPFHTLQQPGVNAATLTGQSFFPQLITEPFHSGLVVVFGAAAVMMLLGAVASMFNPGTYATEPGADNAA; from the coding sequence ATGACGACTGACACCGAGCTCACCGGGCAGCCCGACACCGCCCTCGCGGCAACCGCACGCCGACGCGTCCAGATGGACCACGACCACCCGCGCTACAAGTGGGTCGTCCTGGCCAACACGACACTGGGCACGCTGCTGGCCACGATCAACGCGTCGATCGTGCTGATCTCACTGCCGGCCATCTTCCGGGGCATCGGGCTGAACCCGCTGGCGCCGAGCAACGTCAGCTACCTGCTGTGGATGCTGATGGGCTACCTCGTGGTGACCGCTGTGCTGGTGGTGCCCTTCGGCCGTCTCGGCGACATGTACGGCCGGGTCCGCATCTACAACCTGGGTTTCGTCATCTTCACGCTGGCGGCCGTCGCGCTGTCGTTCGATCCGTTCCATCTCGGCGGCGGTGCGGTCTGGCTCATCGCCTGGCGGGTGATCCAGGGTGTCGGCGGCGCGATGCTGATGGCGTCGTCGTCGGCGATCCTGACCGACGCCTTCCCGGCCAACCAGCGCGGCATGGCGCTCGGCGTGAACATGGTGGCCGCCGTGGCCGGATCCTTCCTCGGCCTGCTGATCGGCGGCTTCCTCTCGGAATGGGAGTGGAAGGCCGTGTTCTGGGTCGGCATCCCGATCGGCGTGGTCGGCGCCATCTGGAGCTACCGCTCACTGCGTGAACTGGGTACACGGTCGCCCGGCAAGCTGGACTGGGCCGGCACGGTGACCTTCGGTCTGGGCCTGACGGTGCTGTTGCTCGGCATCACGTATGGCATTCAGCCGTACGGTGATTCGCCCACGGGCTGGGGCAGCCCCGCGGTCCTCGGCTCCATCGGTGTGGGCCTGCTGCTGTTGGTCGTGTTCTGCATCATCGAGCTCAAGGTCGAGTCGCCGATGGTCGACATGCGGCTGTTCAAATCCGCGACCTTCGGCATGGGCAACCTGGCGGGGCTGCTGTCGTCGGTGGGCCGTGGCGGGTTGCAGTTCATGCTCATCATCTGGCTACAGGGCATCTGGCTGCCGCTGCACGGCTACGACTTCGAATCGACGCCGCTGTGGGCGGGCATCTACCTGTTGCCGGCGACCATCGGTTTCCTGGTGGCCGCACCCGTCGCAGGCAGCCTGTCCGACCGTTTCGGCGCGCGGCCGCTGGCGGTCGGCGGCATGCTGCTGATGGCCGTGACTTTCGTTGCGCTGCTGCTCATTCCGGTCAACTTCGCGTACTGGGAATTCGCCTTGCTGGTGTTCCTCAACGGCGTCGGCGGCGGTATCTTCACCGCGCCGAACACCGCGGCCATCATGTCCAGCGTGCCGGCCGCGCAGCGCGGCGCGGCATCGGGTGTGCGGTCGACGTTCTTCAACGCCGGCAGCTCGCTGTCGATCGGTATCTTCTTCTCGCTCATGGTCGTCGGGCTGGCCGGCACGCTGCCGACCGCGTTGTCCAGTGGCCTGCAGCAGCAAGGGGTTTCGGCTGACGTCGCGCAGCAGGTGGCCGAACTGCCGCCGGTGGGCAGCCTGTTCGCGGCCTTCCTCGGCTACAACCCCATGGGCGAATTGCTGGCGCCGTTCCACACCCTGCAACAGCCCGGTGTCAATGCCGCCACCCTGACGGGTCAGAGCTTCTTCCCGCAGTTGATCACCGAGCCGTTCCATTCGGGCCTGGTCGTGGTGTTCGGCGCGGCCGCGGTGATGATGCTGCTCGGTGCGGTGGCGTCGATGTTCAACCCGGGCACCTACGCAACGGAGCCCGGCGCCGACAACGCGGCGTGA
- the thiC gene encoding phosphomethylpyrimidine synthase ThiC — protein sequence MTAIAVFNDLSCGPIQGSTKVYRELPDGGKVPFRRVNLTTGDHLDLYDTSGPYTDENATIDLEKGLPARPGVVEDRGTQLQRARNGEITAEMAFIAEREGLPAELVRDEVARGRAIIPANHNHPELEPMIIGKAFAVKVNANIGNSAVTSSISEEVDKMVWATRWGADTIMDLSTGKDIHQTREWILRNSPVPVGTVPIYQALEKVNGDPTKLTWELYRDTVIEQCEQGVDYMTVHAGVLLRYIPLTVKRVTGIVSRGGSIMAAWCLAHHQESFLYTHFEELCDILQRYDVTFSLGDGLRPGSIADANDEAQFAELRTLGELTKIAKSHGVQVMIEGPGHVPMHKIVENVRLEEELCEEAPFYTLGPLATDIAPAYDHITSAIGAAIIAQAGTAMLCYVTPKEHLGLPNRKDVKDGVIAYKIAAHAADLAKGHPGAQDRDNALSQARFEFRWHDQFALSLDPDTAREYHDETLPAEPAKTAHFCSMCGPKFCSMRITQDIRDAYPDGVAPDFADEIAQGMAEKSQEFADHGNRVYLPLAP from the coding sequence ATGACTGCAATTGCTGTATTCAACGACCTTTCCTGCGGCCCCATCCAGGGCAGCACCAAGGTTTACCGGGAGCTTCCCGACGGTGGAAAGGTCCCGTTCCGCCGGGTCAACCTGACCACCGGCGACCACCTCGACCTGTACGACACCTCGGGTCCGTACACCGACGAGAACGCCACCATCGACCTGGAGAAGGGCCTGCCGGCCCGTCCCGGCGTCGTCGAGGACCGCGGCACGCAGCTGCAGCGCGCCCGCAACGGTGAGATCACCGCCGAAATGGCGTTCATCGCCGAGCGCGAGGGCCTGCCCGCCGAGCTGGTGCGCGACGAAGTCGCCCGCGGCCGCGCCATCATCCCGGCCAACCACAACCACCCCGAGCTCGAGCCGATGATCATCGGCAAGGCCTTCGCCGTGAAGGTGAACGCCAACATCGGTAACTCGGCCGTGACCTCGTCCATCTCCGAAGAGGTCGACAAGATGGTGTGGGCCACCCGCTGGGGCGCCGACACGATCATGGATCTGTCCACCGGCAAGGACATCCACCAGACCCGCGAGTGGATCCTGCGCAACTCCCCCGTCCCCGTCGGGACCGTGCCGATCTACCAGGCGCTCGAGAAGGTCAACGGCGATCCCACCAAGCTGACGTGGGAGCTGTACCGCGACACCGTCATCGAGCAGTGCGAGCAGGGCGTCGACTACATGACCGTCCACGCCGGCGTGCTGCTGCGCTACATCCCGCTGACCGTCAAGCGCGTCACCGGCATCGTGTCGCGCGGCGGCTCGATCATGGCGGCGTGGTGCCTGGCGCACCACCAGGAGTCGTTCCTCTACACGCACTTCGAAGAGCTCTGCGACATCCTGCAGCGCTACGACGTCACCTTCTCCCTCGGTGACGGCCTGCGTCCCGGCTCCATCGCCGACGCCAACGACGAGGCCCAGTTCGCCGAGCTGCGCACCCTGGGCGAGCTCACCAAGATCGCCAAATCCCATGGCGTGCAGGTGATGATCGAGGGCCCGGGCCATGTCCCGATGCACAAGATCGTCGAGAACGTACGTCTGGAAGAGGAACTCTGCGAGGAGGCCCCGTTCTACACGCTGGGCCCGCTGGCGACGGACATCGCGCCCGCGTACGACCACATCACCTCGGCCATTGGCGCGGCGATCATCGCCCAGGCCGGTACCGCGATGCTGTGCTACGTCACCCCCAAGGAGCACCTGGGCCTGCCCAACCGCAAGGACGTCAAGGACGGGGTGATCGCCTACAAGATCGCCGCGCACGCCGCCGACCTGGCCAAGGGTCACCCCGGTGCGCAGGACCGCGACAACGCGCTGTCGCAGGCCCGCTTCGAGTTCCGCTGGCACGACCAGTTCGCGCTGTCGCTCGACCCGGACACCGCTCGCGAGTACCACGACGAGACGCTGCCGGCCGAGCCCGCCAAGACGGCGCACTTCTGCTCGATGTGCGGGCCGAAGTTCTGCTCGATGCGCATCACGCAGGACATCCGCGACGCCTACCCGGACGGGGTCGCCCCCGATTTCGCGGACGAGATCGCCCAGGGCATGGCAGAGAAATCCCAGGAGTTCGCTGACCACGGCAACCGGGTGTATCTACCCTTGGCTCCGTGA
- the thiD gene encoding bifunctional hydroxymethylpyrimidine kinase/phosphomethylpyrimidine kinase — translation MNLLPLTPPGETPLRVMTIAGSDSGGGAGIQADLRTFAMLGVHGCVAVAAVTVQNSVGVKGFHELPLDIISGQITAVVDDIGIQAAKTGMLASAEIIGAVAETWSSLDGDIPLVVDPVCASMHGDPLLHPSALNSVRTQLFPIATLVTPNLDEVRLITGIDVVDASTQKDAAKALYDLGPKWALVKGGHLRSSDHSPDLLYDGNEFYEFTTERIDTGHDHGAGDTLAASTACALAHGFSVPDAVAFGKSWVTECLRAAYPLGHGHGPVNALFRLQA, via the coding sequence GTGAACCTCTTGCCCTTGACCCCGCCGGGCGAAACACCGTTGCGGGTGATGACCATCGCCGGCTCCGATTCCGGCGGCGGCGCCGGCATCCAGGCCGACCTGCGTACCTTCGCGATGCTCGGTGTGCACGGGTGCGTCGCCGTCGCCGCGGTGACGGTGCAGAACTCGGTGGGGGTCAAGGGTTTTCACGAGCTGCCGCTCGACATCATCAGCGGGCAGATCACCGCGGTCGTCGATGACATCGGCATCCAGGCGGCCAAGACCGGCATGCTGGCCTCGGCCGAGATCATCGGCGCGGTCGCGGAGACGTGGAGTTCGCTCGACGGTGACATCCCACTCGTCGTCGACCCGGTGTGCGCGTCCATGCACGGCGACCCGCTGCTGCACCCGAGCGCGCTGAATTCGGTTCGCACCCAGCTGTTTCCGATCGCCACCCTGGTCACCCCGAACCTCGACGAGGTCCGGTTGATCACGGGCATCGACGTGGTGGACGCGTCGACCCAGAAGGATGCCGCCAAGGCCCTGTACGACCTGGGCCCGAAGTGGGCCCTGGTCAAGGGCGGCCACCTGCGCTCCAGCGATCACAGTCCGGACCTGCTGTACGACGGCAACGAGTTCTACGAATTCACCACCGAACGCATCGACACCGGCCATGACCACGGCGCGGGCGACACGCTCGCGGCGTCGACTGCTTGCGCACTGGCGCACGGCTTTTCGGTGCCCGACGCGGTGGCGTTCGGCAAGAGCTGGGTGACCGAATGCCTGCGGGCGGCCTACCCGCTGGGCCACGGCCACGGTCCGGTCAACGCGCTGTTCAGGTTGCAGGCATGA
- a CDS encoding alpha/beta family hydrolase has product MSLDDIAGIAHEPEGTPTGVVLLTHGAGGNRDAPLIIRICDEWARHGWLAIRYNLPYRRRRPKGPPSNSAASDQQGIVEAIELAHTLTDGPVIAGGHSYGGRMTSMVAAQGADLAALTLFSYPLHPPGKPERARTEHLGQIEVPTVFTHGSADPFGSIAELTAAAQLIPAPTELIEITGARHDLGSKTLDVPALAVAAALVFVARSGT; this is encoded by the coding sequence ATGAGCCTCGACGACATCGCGGGCATCGCGCACGAACCCGAAGGCACGCCGACGGGCGTCGTGCTGCTGACGCACGGCGCGGGCGGTAACCGCGACGCCCCACTGATCATCCGCATCTGCGACGAATGGGCCCGCCATGGCTGGCTCGCGATCCGCTACAACCTGCCCTACCGGCGGCGCCGCCCGAAGGGTCCGCCGTCCAATTCGGCGGCCTCGGACCAGCAGGGCATCGTCGAGGCGATCGAGCTGGCGCACACCCTGACCGACGGCCCGGTGATCGCCGGCGGCCATTCCTACGGTGGCCGGATGACGTCGATGGTGGCCGCCCAGGGCGCCGACCTGGCGGCCCTGACGCTGTTCTCCTATCCCCTGCACCCGCCCGGCAAGCCCGAGCGGGCCCGCACCGAGCACCTCGGCCAGATCGAGGTCCCGACAGTCTTCACCCACGGCTCGGCCGACCCGTTCGGCAGCATCGCCGAGCTCACGGCCGCCGCCCAGCTGATCCCGGCACCCACCGAGCTCATCGAGATCACCGGGGCCCGCCATGACCTGGGATCCAAGACCCTGGACGTCCCCGCGCTGGCCGTCGCCGCGGCCCTTGTGTTCGTGGCCCGAAGCGGTACCTGA